GGGGAACATTCTATAATTAAAACGGAACTTCAACAATCttcagaaaattttaaacaactgaatgaaaaatataaccttagcgaagaaaaaagtaTGCTTGCCAATCCCACATCCACCAAAGCAAATGAGTCCATACAGTATAACATAGGCAAGGTGAAACAAAATTTGTTATACATAGACAATATAGCGAAAGAAGTAGACACTATTTTAACTAACGCACAAGATTCAATTAGATCAATATCGCAGATTTCCAAACTAGACGGAAGGAATACACTACAAATGgtggaaaaggaagcagcagattatgtaaaatatttagaCAAAATAACCAAAGAGAAGGAACTAATGAATGATAAACACAAAGACCTCAATCCCATAAAGTCCGATATTGCAAATATAGAAACAGAATTGAAAAAGCATAGGAAACTTTTCGAAATAGGACTTTTGAATAAGGTTATCGAGATAGCTAAAACGAGAAAATTGTACATGGATTCAGTGGAACAGCTCCTAAATTCCTCCATCAATAATTTTGTTACCCTCTTTAATGGgttcaatttaaaaaaatataaaattgaaaccAGTTTAGACGtttataaaggaaaaataagtGAATTCCACACTGAATTCCTTCAGCCATACGAATCAATtcaaaataaggaaaaacgcGTACTGGACCCTTCGGTAGATTTTAGTGCAGCAAAAAATATGCGAGAAGAAGctcaaaaggaggaaaaaaatatcgaaaatgtagaaaaaaagacaaaaaaatatctaagcgatattaacaaaatggaatcCTTTACATTCATACGTAATATGAGACAAACTTTGGATGAACTAAGCAAAACATGCAAACAGGAATACGCAGAAGTCGAGGGAGGTCACAAAGACATTGAAAAAATCATAGAAGATATTAAGAGCCTAAACGATGAAAGTGGCTCGTCAGCTAAATTACAACAAGCAGAGGATAAAAATAGCCAAATGAAAGCCAAAGTGAATCATTATTCACTTAAGAAAGAGGCACACACTATATTAGAACAAATTGTCAAATCAGCCAATTTTGTAGGCATTACAATAGTGACAGCGTTACAGCCATCAGATTTAGCTGCTAAAGCGAGTTTGCAAAAAGCACCAGAATTGCAGTTTGAATCCCAATCCAAAGTAACACTAGAAAGCGGACAATtcttagaaaaaaaaaaccaattGGATGTCCACGAAAATGTGCAAGCCGCCTACAATACCGTTCTTCAGATATACAAATATTCAGATGATATAGTAAGGAAGCAGGAAAAATGCGAACAATTAGTAAAAGACGGAAAAGATATATGCCTTAAATTCAAATCAATAAACGAAATTAAAGTTATGATTCAAAATAGTAAGGGAAAAGAAAGCACCCTTTCAGCCAAAGTGAGTCACTCCTTTAACAAGCTAAGTGAgctaaacaaaattaagtgCAATGATGAAAGTTACGATGCCATTTTGGAAACACCCAGTAGGGAAGAACTAAACAAACTAAGGAGCACATTTAAACAAGAGAAAGACACCATCGCAAACCAAGCAAAATTGAGTGGCTATAAAACAGATTTCGAAACTCACATTGGAAAATTAAATGACTTAGCCAAAATAGTGGACAACTTAAAAGCCAGCGAAActcttccaaaaaatatagaagaaaaaaaaacgtccaTCAACCTAATTTCAACCAAATTGGAAACcatcgaaaaggaaattgaAAGTATTAATTCCTCCTTTGATCAGTTGCTCgagaaaggaaagaagtGCGAAATGACGAAGTACAAATTGGTAAGGGATAGCCTAAGCACTAAAATAAATGACCATTCTGCAATCATTAAGGacaaccaaaaaaaagccacTGAATATTTAACGTACATTCAAAATAATCACATTTCCATATTTAAAGACATTGATATGCTAAATGAAAACCTGGGTGAAAAATCCGTAAGTAGGTATGCCATAGCCAAAATCGAAGAAGCAAATGATCTTTCCGCACAACTAACCGCTGCAGTTAGTGAATACGAAGCGATAGCTAATTCTATTAGAAAAgaatttacaaatataagTGACCACACCGAAATGGACACTCTTGAAAATGAGGCAAAAATGTTGAAAGAACATTATGACAatctaataaataaaaaaaacatcataaCAGAATTacataacaaaattaatttaattaaactGCTTGAAATAAGAGCCACCTCTGATAAATACGTCGATATAGCTGAACTGCTTGGCGAAGTAGTAAaggatcaaaaaaaaaagttacaagaagcaaaaaataaactggACACGCTTAAAGACCATATAGCAGTTAAAGAAAAGGAGTTAATCAACCATGACAGCTCCTTCACCCTAGTGTCCATTAAAGCGTTCGACGAAATATATGATgacattaaatataatgtagGCCAATTGCACACATTAGAAGTAACTAACTTTGATGAacttaaaaaaggtaaaacgtatgaagaaaatgttaCCCATTTATTAAACAGAAGGGAAACCTTACAGAATGATCTCCAcaattatgaagaaaaagacaaactgaaaaatacaaatatagaAATGTcaaatgaagaaaacaaCCAAATAAGACAAACCAGtgaagtaataaaaaaattagaaagcGAATTTCAAAACTtgctaaaaattattcaacaAAGTAACACGCTATGCAgtaatgataatataaaacagTTCATTTCTgatattctaaaaaaagtggaaactATTAGAGAAAGGTTTGTCAAGAATTTCCCCGAGAGAGAGAAGTACCATCAAATAGAAATCAACTACAACGAAATTAAAGGCATTGTTAAAGAAGTAGATACAAATCCAGAAATAAGCATATTtactgaaaaaataaatacatatatacggcAAAAAATTAGAAGCGCTCACCATTTGGAAGATgcccaaaaaataaaagacatAATAGAAGATGTTACAAGTAactatagaaaaataaaaagtaaactCTCTCAAGTTAATAACGCTTTAGAtagaattaaaataaagaaaagtgAGATGGATACCCTATTTGAATCATTGTCCAAAGAAAATGccaataattataattccgcaaaatattttttagtcgATTcggataaaataattaagcaTTTAGAAGACCAAGTTAGCAAAATGTCAAGCTTAATAAGTTACGCcgaaagggaaataaaagaattagaAGAAAAAGTGTATAGCATATTAAATCGACCTGTTATTGATAACTCCGCTTCGGAGCAAATCAAACTGTTAAGTGATACCCAAGAGAACGATACAGACGAAGCTCAAAAACGGGAATTTGCTGAAGAACAAATTCTGAATTTACCTAAACAACAGATACATTCAGATGAGGGCAACAATAATGATATGAGCACTACAGATAGTGCAAATGAAGAGAAACAAACTGGAGAGGAAGAATCACAACATGAGGATCAGTCACAACCAAGGGGGATACATAGTCGAGTTCGCCTTGCAGAAGGAATTATTTTGGGATTATCTGTCTTTTCAggtattatttttatctcaTTCAGGCATAAGgatgaggaaaagaaagacCCTGAATCCGTCGGGGAACAATTTGAAGGtaataacaattttaatgaaGACGATAAGGAAGAAGTCATAGACGTTTGCTTCGACAATAGCGATTATTCTGAATAGAACGCAAATACTCTACCTATGTAGAAACAGAAAATtagctaaaaaaattgtgctaaAAGTAAATTTGGAAAGAAGACACTCAATGCAGTTCAATAGATTAGAAGATATCTACAAAGGAGTAACTTCAAATCAAATAATACCCGAGAAAATGCacattacaaaaatgtttaatgaTAAATTGTAAGggtataataaatttgtcagcttttttaatttatcttttaaaGCAGAAGGGGAGCGTCTCTACGTCTTCACAGGTGTGTATTCTATGAGGAACATACCttaaggaggaaaaaagcaaataacCGAGTTAAATGTACGATTGTTATTGTATTATAGGGAAATTCCCTATAACGGCAAATAATACCTACTACCATTTTGTGTTCGTTGTAGTAAAAGGTGAGTAGAAATTCAAGAAACAATTAATGCACAGGGGTTGTGTTCTactaaggaaaaaaaaacctagatatattattttctgcCAAATGCGTTACTTCTACAAATGGCTAAATTTGATGAAtttctaaaaaaatgaacaaattattaaattggGTATACCTCTTTTTAGATTATAAAAATCgctgccaaaaaaaattaggagaATTACATTCATAATTCCACTGATTTGTATATTTGTCGTTTCCTTCAGAATGGTGTTTATATCAAGTTACACTTTtgcacaattttatttttctaattttttaatgcactTAATAATTGTTAACTTTGAAACGTTGGTAActcgttttaaaaatgaatgtaaATCCGTATGCGAATTATATAAtggtaaaaaatgcattaaaaattttaatcacaattttgacattttttttacatattaaaatgtttgaaAACGCTTTATCACAATTCGAtttacttaaattttttttttttttagttttatatttagtaAAGATGACTAAAAATCTCGTCACGCACATTaaacttatttattttcccgtTAACTCTCTTTCTAAGGTGCTTTACCTTCCCCTTGTTAGAAAGATCATAGCATAAATAAACTACGCTCCTTCataagcatatttttaataactttTCAATACCTTTCCATATACTTACCGATTCggcttttttattattagtaCCTTCTCCAAAAtaggtaatttttattaatatatcacTCTGTTAGTTCGGAATGCCTTTTCATCGTTTCTAAGTATGCACGACATCGTTTTTTATGCCTCCGCGTTGCttaaaaaggagcgaaaTTGTTGCGGAAGCATAactatacatatacatatatatatacatatatatacatacgtataacATAGTGAAAGTTTTAccacaattttatttaatgagCAAACAATTCTATATTACTAATGTCATAATTAAGCTACGTTATTTCGCATTTGCCCTCAGAAAATAGCGGTTTAACGTTGGCGTTATTCGAAGTTCTCTATTTTTTAGTTACTCTCTCGTGCGAATAAAATTTCCGTGCCGCTTGCATAAAATCTTTATAATGACGCAAAATTTGCCTTTATTTTGCCCTTCCCACATTTTATACTTTAATTTATGCAGCCTTTTAGCACTCTGCTCAATTTAATACGCATTTATGTAAGctccttttaaaatataaaaaactttgtgcatttttatcatttaaccTATTTTTGATTTACCAAAGGGTTATTCCgttaaacatttatttttagtgctacattatttataaagGGGAACAAtccacattttttcactCAAGAGGATTTATTTCGTTATAAGTAGTATCTTAAATATTGTCGTGCATGTCGACTTTTTCGCGTTAGGGTGATGCTTACTCTGCCTATTTAAAGCGCAATTTTACGtttgttcaaaaaaatagtatatgATGTACTAATATATGAACTTATCAATTGAACACCCGCCCCtttatataacattttaaggAATAATGTTTGCAATTTATTCCTAAATTCACTTTGGCATTACTTTTTATCCTAtcgattttataaattacataaaattttccgTTTATTAAAAgcctccattttgcctttttttctttaacaagttcatttttttcatttcattgaaagaaaattttatgaataatattttcctcTTAACAGTTTGCCATACAAACTGGAAAATAATGTACCCcttaccatttttaaaacacatGTCATTGTCTTATTGTCAATTAATTGAACGAAATTACCCCCTCGTTCTATCATAGCGTAAACCCTTACACCAagtacatattatttttgcgaTATTATTGTTACgcttttgtgtaaaaaatattagacCACAATTAATTACGCATTGTGCGATATAAATTTATGATTCTTCtcaagaaatatttttttttacattataaaattaataataaagtGAACATCATAGACTAATAGTgtaactgtttttttttttggtcagttatgataaatataacaactttgaaattttattttttaaaccaGTACACATATTcgtgtttttaaaatgtttcctAAATGGATGTAAAGTAcattctaatttttttttttttttaagtaacgAATTCTTTCTCCTTTATTTGAACATTCAAAAGTTCATTAAGCAGTGtataactttatttttaaaaaaaacagtacCATATTAGTTAGTTATATTTGACTTAAATATGACGAATGATCATTTAAGCCAATTACCTTCCAAGAAGTTCTATAAGAGTTTGGATGATGTCGGAAATTCAAATGATTTTTCTGCTGAATGTGACCAAATAGAGACTGATTCTTCCTCAAAAGACGGAACTCAAAAAGTTTGCTATAAATTAGCTAATAATTTATCATCCCTTGAGAATTAACGTGCAAACAATCATCTATCTTATTATAAGCATTGTTTTGATTTGAATTTCTGGTTATTTAAACAAATACCTGAAGTTCCTAATTCTGGGGAAACTGTAAGTAATCTTAATGTTGAAAAATTTCACAAATTAtggaaaattattatatacaaaataagtAGTAAACTATATGATGTATGTATGCCTGaatccaaaaaatataataaggaATTATATCAGCACTTGAAGGATTTGTTTGATTTCATAGAAGACCATGatacaattaaaaaagaaattgaagaGGGTAAGGAGACGAAGGAGCCGGAAAAAATTAGTACATATTGtgaatatgttaaaaaagcaATTCCATTATATGAGGCGTTTAAAGGTTTATGTACAACTCcagaaattaataaatgcaCACATTGTATTAAAGATTACCAAAAGTATGATCCAAGTGCACTCTTGGAAAAATCATcatgtgataaaaaaataaaagaaaaaggtaatCAAGATGAAAGTATTAAACAGGAAATCAAACGATTACAAGAATCACCTGAAGATAATCCTGTATTATATTCAACAAACGACAAAGCATATGATGCAAGTGACTTGATTCCATATCTAATGAATTTATTGAAGGACGGTCTAAGCTACATTGGTATAGATAagatttataattatattccatttttacaaaatataattagcTTAGAAAAGTTTAGTGTAATAGTCGCATcgactattttatttattggAGGACTAATCCTTTATTCTATTTTGCATAAGGTAAAATAAATGCCTGCTTTAAAATGTGTGTCTTATACAGAACAGCATtaataacttatttttataaaaaatatacaattatGATGCGAACATAATAGACAcatgatttattttctttcaattttattttacttccTATCCGTTTTAGTGCTTTCCGCATTTTAGTTGCTTGAATATTTTAAGACGAAGAAGACGTAGAGGTATGAATGCTTTTGAACCTGCACAGCAATTAATGCCGGGCATGCTTGATTTTCAAAATCCTATGTTCGGAAACATGCAATCTGGTGCCCCCTATGGTATGCCATACCAAGCCATGCAATATGGCGCATGAGATAATTTGGCACAAAATGACTCAAGTTAATTATGGCAGTTATTGGACAAATGGGTGGAGAAAAAACTTCAACCGCAATTTCgtttacaataaaaaataaaaaaataaggaagaCAGTATATTAATCACgtgcatgtaaaaataatccaattgagaaaaaaaacttaacaCTTGCTATTATttaggttttaaaaaaatagtcgTAGTCTAAGCAGAAAAGATATCGTTTGGTCAAAATGAATCCCATTAGACACCATTCCTTTAGCCACAATAAAAGGGAACatacaaaatttatacaCTATGATATGAAATTCACAACATTtactatcttttttttttggtggtAACTACAGTTATATTAATCCCTTGTGATATGGTCACCATGGATGTATCTAGCCCAACAATGTGCCATGGCATGCCTGTCAGTTTTTACCGCATTTTTTCAAGAATACTTATTATGCATAATTTACTATCATGATAAGTATtcataaattgaaaaaataatgagaaTTCTCAGAATGTTTAGCCAACGTGATCAACGTAGGGCATGACGGTGTCTTAGACAACACTCTACTGCACTTTAAATTTAGTACAGTGTAATTTTTGTGTGCCTAAAATGATGGGAATCCATCTTCGCCGATTTACGCATTTGTTATGAgcttatattattttaattacttCCCATTCCCACCTTATATCACTAAAAAGggttttaatataaaattgtcTTCCGTCCACTACAAGCAAACCTCTTATAATTTGAGCTACTCTTTTGTTACATTTGTGCCATTCGTGGGAGCAACGAAACGTTCATTTTGAACAAAtgttttcgatttttttagttttttcagttttttttaatttttttttttcgttgtgcgcaattttaacaaaaatgcttatattaatatgatttgattaatatatgaatatgtCCCTCTCAAAATTGCGACAAGCCGAGGGTATtccccacaaaaaaaaaaaaccttcatttttgtgttttaattttaaaaatgtatctAAACTAtgattaattattattacatttgtTATACTAAACACAATTTGTGTTCTGTCcccaaattaaaattaaatttacacAGTTTTATTGTCTTCTTATTTTACTTCAAATGTATAGCGCATTCTACATGATTTCTCATTT
Above is a window of Plasmodium vivax chromosome 8, whole genome shotgun sequence DNA encoding:
- a CDS encoding hypothetical protein (encoded by transcript PVX_094260A), with protein sequence MPESKKYNKELYQHLKDLFDFIEDHDTIKKEIEEGKETKEPEKISTYCEYVKKAIPLYEAFKGLCTTPEINKCTHCIKDYQKYDPSALLEKSSCDKKIKEKGNQDESIKQEIKRLQESPEDNPVLYSTNDKAYDASDLIPYLMNLLKDGLSYIGIDKIYNYIPFLQNIISLEKFSVIVASTILFIGGLILYSILHKVK